In Gadus chalcogrammus isolate NIFS_2021 chromosome 13, NIFS_Gcha_1.0, whole genome shotgun sequence, a single genomic region encodes these proteins:
- the LOC130401513 gene encoding uncharacterized protein LOC130401513, with amino-acid sequence MIVICLGMFTASATAVQVNLKPKMVSVGTQTSISPQTSTPLASPEQTVDDDDDDNATVISDLSWVPEEPMDEEELFDEEPPYTCDPHHNCIDKFIVCQEELMGLFAICPACCERSDRSIVQQEGTFVKIKQVCASCGYHRFWQNQPMLHRNMPTCNLLLSGAIHFTGCLATQTLRMLTLFGLQCISASSFFRHQRRYTIPVIVQAWQNDQAKNFSDLRAMDGGLVLAGDCRSDSPGHCAKYGSYSLVEDRVNKVVDVQLVQYNHA; translated from the exons ATGATTGTCATATGTTTGGGTATGTTTACTGCCTCTGCCACAGCTGTGCAGGTTAACCTGAAGCCCAAGATGGTTAGCGTGGGCACACAGACTTCAATCAGCCCACAAACCTCCACTCCCCTCGCTAGTCCTGAACAGACAgttgacgacgatgatgatgataatgccaCTGTCATCAGTGACTTGTCGTGGGTGCCCGAAGAGCCGATGGATGAGGAGGAATTGTTTGATGAGGAGCCACCTTACACGTGTGACCCCCACCACAA ttgcaTTGACAAATTCATTGTTTGCCAAGAGGAGCTGATGGGCCTTTTTGCCATCTGTCCGGCCTGTTGTGAGAGGTCGGATAGGAGCATCGTGCAGCAGGAAGGAACTTTTGTTAAGATCAAGCAG GTCTGTGCATCATGTGGCTACCACCGTTTCTGGCAAAACCAGCCAATGCTCCACAGGAACATGCCAACCTGCAACCTCCTGTTAAGTGGGGCCATTCATTTTACTGGATGTTTGGCCACACAGACACTAAGAATGTTGACCCTGTTTGGCCTGCAGTGCATCAGTGCGAGCAGTTTCTTTCGCCATCAGCGCCGCTACACCATCCCAGTAATCGTTCAGGCCTGGCAGAATGATCAAGCCAAGAATTTTAGTGACCTACGGGCAATGGATGGCGGGCTAGTTCTTGCTGGTGACTGCAG GTCAGATTCTCCTGGGCACTGCGCAAAGTATGGGTCATACTCTCTGGTAGAGGACAGAGTGAACAAGGTGGtggatgttcagcttgttcag TACAACCATGCATAG